The following are from one region of the Chromobacterium phragmitis genome:
- a CDS encoding respiratory chain complex I subunit 1 family protein codes for MHPLPSLPLAVAQAALLLALAPLFTGVSRMIRARMHSRRGPGVLQDYRDIFKLFRRQDVAPGRAGLAFRLAPAVQLSAMLMLAMALPALTRHSPAGPLADLITFVYLFGLARFFFALSGVDSGSSFAGIGAGRELTLGILVEPTMMLSLLVVALIEGSTNLGAIATGMSGSYLQSPAAIGLALAAFAFAVFIEMGKLPFDLAEAEQELQEGPLTEYSGPSLALLKLGLALKKVVLAQFMLGVFLPLGAADSLAPAALLAAAAWLPLKLLAVFLIASVIENSMARGRFLLTARVTWVGFGLAALSFAFYLTGL; via the coding sequence ATGCACCCCTTGCCATCCCTCCCTCTGGCCGTCGCGCAAGCCGCGCTGCTGCTGGCGCTGGCGCCGCTGTTCACCGGCGTGTCGCGGATGATCCGCGCCCGCATGCATTCGCGGCGCGGCCCCGGCGTGCTGCAGGACTACCGCGACATTTTCAAGCTGTTCCGCCGCCAGGATGTGGCGCCGGGCCGGGCCGGCCTCGCCTTCCGCCTGGCGCCGGCGGTGCAGCTGTCCGCCATGCTGATGCTGGCGATGGCGCTGCCGGCGCTCACCCGCCACTCGCCGGCCGGCCCGCTGGCCGACTTGATCACCTTCGTCTACCTGTTCGGCTTGGCGCGCTTTTTCTTCGCCCTGTCCGGCGTGGATTCCGGCAGTTCATTCGCCGGCATCGGCGCGGGCCGCGAGCTGACGCTGGGCATTCTGGTGGAGCCGACGATGATGCTCTCGCTGCTGGTGGTGGCCTTGATCGAGGGCAGCACCAATCTGGGCGCCATCGCCACCGGCATGTCCGGCAGCTATCTGCAGTCGCCGGCCGCCATCGGCCTGGCGCTGGCCGCTTTCGCCTTCGCCGTGTTCATCGAGATGGGCAAGCTGCCCTTCGACTTGGCCGAAGCCGAGCAGGAGTTGCAGGAAGGCCCGCTGACCGAATACTCCGGCCCCTCGCTGGCGCTGTTGAAACTCGGCCTGGCGCTGAAGAAAGTGGTGCTGGCGCAGTTCATGCTGGGCGTGTTCCTGCCGCTGGGCGCGGCCGACAGCCTGGCGCCGGCCGCGCTGCTGGCCGCAGCGGCCTGGCTGCCGCTCAAGCTGCTGGCGGTGTTCCTCATCGCCTCCGTCATCGAGAACAGCATGGCGCGCGGCCGCTTCCTGCTCACCGCGCGCGTCACCTGGGTGGGCTTCGGCCTGGCCGCGCTGTCCTTTGCTTTCTATCTCACCGGTCTTTAA
- the hyfB gene encoding hydrogenase 4 subunit B, giving the protein MSLAPLQWLLLAVCLYGAGALLSLLLARLETLAIAASSLFGIAGAACGLAASLPVLQSGTVERLVMDGPFAFAHFAARLDPLAALLLLAISALTLLASLYGWSYVREYRGRGVGAMGFFANAFIASMTGLVAMDNAFYFLILFEAMSLASYFLVIFEQDEEAVNAGFLYFLIAHAGSVLILTAFFLLYAQSGSLDFDSFRALKLDGPLASAVFLLALFGFGAKAGMAPLHGWLPRAHPAAPSHASALMSGVMVKIGVFGIIKVGVDILGARAAWWGLLVLAIGGASAVLGVLYALAEQDLKRLLAYSTVENVGIILLGVGAGMLGLAEHQPLLAALGFVAAGYHLLNHALFKGLLFMGAGSILYRAHSKDMERLGGLASRMPWTALSFLAGSLAICALPPFNGFVSEWFTYQTLFAVSQDAGFALRLTGPLAMVMLALTGALAAMAFVKAYGMCFSGAPRSRHAAEATEVPLPMRAAMLLAALALLLLGVGASAVSPLMANVAASLTHAAPASVTEGLAIHPGLHAQTMVSMPLLAVLLISLPLCVLLALSILRGARLARRQQGDAWACGYAQEASMSVGPQGLTQPVAHMFAPLYRLRGQLSPAARLDAALEKTIAGASRAEPLWDRALTLPIARWADRLAARVRWLQHGDFRLYCLYVVIALLALLLIAAR; this is encoded by the coding sequence ATGAGCCTCGCGCCCCTGCAATGGCTGTTGCTGGCCGTCTGTCTGTACGGCGCGGGCGCGCTGCTCAGCCTGCTGCTGGCCCGCCTGGAAACGCTGGCCATCGCCGCGTCGTCGCTGTTCGGCATCGCCGGCGCGGCCTGCGGACTGGCCGCCTCGCTGCCGGTATTGCAAAGCGGGACGGTAGAACGCTTGGTGATGGACGGACCGTTCGCATTCGCCCATTTCGCCGCGCGGCTGGACCCGCTGGCCGCGCTGCTGCTGCTGGCCATTTCGGCGCTGACGCTGCTCGCCTCGCTGTATGGCTGGTCGTATGTGCGGGAATACCGCGGCCGCGGCGTCGGCGCGATGGGATTCTTCGCCAATGCCTTCATCGCCTCGATGACAGGGCTGGTGGCGATGGACAACGCGTTTTACTTCCTGATCCTATTCGAGGCGATGTCGCTGGCGTCTTACTTCCTGGTGATTTTCGAGCAGGACGAGGAGGCGGTGAACGCGGGCTTCCTGTACTTCCTGATCGCCCACGCCGGCTCGGTGCTGATCCTGACCGCCTTTTTCCTCCTGTACGCGCAAAGCGGCAGCCTGGACTTCGACAGCTTCCGCGCCTTGAAGCTGGACGGCCCGCTCGCCTCCGCGGTGTTCCTGCTGGCCCTGTTCGGCTTCGGCGCCAAGGCAGGCATGGCGCCGCTGCACGGCTGGCTGCCGCGCGCCCACCCGGCCGCGCCCTCGCACGCCTCGGCCCTCATGTCCGGCGTGATGGTGAAGATAGGCGTGTTCGGCATCATCAAGGTGGGCGTCGACATCCTGGGCGCGCGCGCCGCCTGGTGGGGCCTCTTGGTGCTGGCCATAGGCGGCGCCTCCGCGGTGCTGGGCGTGTTGTACGCGCTGGCCGAGCAGGACCTGAAAAGGCTGCTGGCCTACTCCACCGTGGAGAACGTCGGCATCATCCTGTTGGGCGTGGGCGCGGGCATGCTGGGCCTGGCCGAGCATCAGCCGCTGCTGGCGGCCCTGGGCTTTGTCGCCGCCGGCTACCACCTGCTCAACCACGCGCTGTTCAAGGGCCTGCTGTTCATGGGCGCGGGTTCCATCCTTTACCGCGCCCACAGCAAGGACATGGAGCGGCTGGGCGGGCTGGCCTCGCGCATGCCGTGGACGGCGCTGAGCTTCCTGGCCGGCAGCCTGGCCATCTGCGCGCTGCCGCCGTTCAACGGCTTCGTGTCCGAGTGGTTCACCTACCAGACGCTGTTCGCCGTCAGCCAGGACGCCGGCTTCGCGCTGCGGCTGACCGGGCCGCTGGCCATGGTGATGCTGGCCTTGACCGGCGCGCTGGCGGCCATGGCCTTCGTCAAGGCTTACGGCATGTGCTTCTCCGGCGCGCCGCGCAGCCGCCATGCCGCGGAGGCGACCGAGGTGCCGTTGCCCATGCGCGCGGCGATGCTGCTGGCCGCGCTGGCGCTGTTGCTGCTAGGCGTGGGCGCGAGCGCGGTGTCGCCGCTGATGGCCAATGTGGCGGCGTCCTTGACGCATGCCGCGCCGGCCTCCGTGACGGAAGGCCTGGCCATCCATCCCGGCCTGCATGCCCAAACCATGGTGTCCATGCCGCTGTTGGCGGTATTGCTGATCTCGCTGCCCTTGTGCGTGCTGCTGGCCTTGTCCATCCTGCGCGGCGCGCGGCTGGCCCGCCGCCAGCAGGGCGATGCCTGGGCCTGCGGCTATGCGCAGGAAGCGTCGATGTCGGTCGGCCCGCAAGGTCTGACCCAGCCGGTGGCGCATATGTTCGCCCCGCTTTACCGCCTGCGCGGCCAGTTGTCGCCGGCCGCCAGGCTGGACGCCGCGCTGGAGAAGACCATCGCCGGGGCCAGCCGCGCCGAGCCGCTGTGGGACCGGGCGCTGACCCTGCCCATCGCCCGCTGGGCGGACAGGCTGGCGGCCCGCGTCCGCTGGCTGCAGCACGGCGATTTCCGCCTGTACTGCCTGTACGTGGTGATCGCGCTATTGGCGCTGCTCTTGATCGCCGCGCGCTAG
- a CDS encoding 4Fe-4S dicluster domain-containing protein, which produces MAACSALHRAAGLQAHPRLAVTRTAAVTAPVLCRHCDDAPCARVCPVAAISLSGHSVDLNETLCIGCKLCAIACPFGAIQLSGTPCGGVAAVSPSWQAPPAETEPAAAPRDSNATLSPLLAWEPGVKAIAIKCDLCQGLADGPECMRVCPTRALRLEDNDALARAADVRRQAALFALGAEWDMPEERP; this is translated from the coding sequence ATGGCCGCCTGTTCCGCGCTGCACCGCGCGGCCGGCCTGCAGGCGCATCCGCGGCTGGCCGTCACCCGCACGGCCGCCGTCACCGCGCCGGTGCTGTGCCGCCATTGCGACGACGCGCCTTGCGCGCGCGTCTGTCCGGTGGCGGCGATCTCGCTGTCCGGCCATTCCGTCGATCTCAATGAAACGCTGTGCATAGGCTGCAAGCTGTGCGCCATCGCCTGCCCTTTCGGCGCCATCCAGCTCTCCGGCACGCCGTGCGGTGGCGTGGCCGCCGTCAGTCCTAGCTGGCAAGCGCCGCCGGCGGAAACCGAGCCGGCCGCCGCCCCGCGCGACAGCAACGCCACGCTGTCGCCGCTCTTGGCCTGGGAGCCTGGCGTGAAGGCCATCGCCATCAAGTGCGACCTGTGCCAGGGCCTGGCCGATGGCCCGGAATGCATGCGGGTGTGCCCGACGCGGGCGCTGCGGCTGGAAGACAACGATGCGCTCGCGCGCGCCGCCGATGTCCGCCGCCAGGCGGCGCTGTTCGCGCTGGGCGCGGAGTGGGACATGCCGGAGGAAAGACCATGA
- a CDS encoding nitrilase-related carbon-nitrogen hydrolase: MPQESCPVDHLSSAVSVACCQLAPVFGDISGNMRRSRDILMRAADMGAQLAVLPELANTGYAFSNRDEARGLAQSDAGECVSEWRELAAQLDLIVVAGFCEGDGDGLYNSAVLLTPDGRQARYRKAHLWDGEKRIFDLGCQPPPVVETAIGRLGVMICYDLEIPEWVRLPALEGADLLCVPVNWPVLPQHREALPIEVIKAQANAAFNRLPVAVCDRAGHERGIDWAGCSLITDADGCKLALASRQEQAGADEIVFAQIDLRASRDKHISRHNHVLSDRRPDLYGKLHGTAI, translated from the coding sequence ATGCCACAAGAGTCCTGTCCGGTAGACCATTTGTCCAGCGCAGTCAGCGTGGCTTGCTGTCAGCTGGCGCCTGTTTTCGGTGATATCTCAGGCAATATGCGCCGCAGCCGCGACATTCTGATGCGGGCGGCGGATATGGGCGCTCAATTGGCGGTCTTGCCGGAACTGGCGAATACCGGCTATGCATTTTCCAATCGAGATGAGGCAAGGGGCCTTGCTCAATCCGACGCGGGGGAGTGCGTGAGCGAATGGCGAGAGTTGGCCGCGCAACTGGATTTGATCGTGGTCGCCGGCTTTTGCGAGGGAGATGGGGACGGGTTGTACAATAGCGCGGTGCTGCTGACGCCAGATGGCCGCCAAGCGCGCTATCGCAAAGCCCACCTGTGGGATGGCGAGAAGAGGATTTTCGATTTAGGTTGCCAGCCTCCGCCGGTGGTGGAAACGGCAATAGGCCGCCTTGGGGTGATGATTTGTTACGACCTGGAAATCCCCGAGTGGGTACGCCTGCCCGCGCTGGAAGGCGCCGATCTGCTCTGTGTTCCGGTCAATTGGCCCGTCCTGCCGCAACATCGCGAAGCGCTTCCAATAGAGGTGATCAAGGCGCAAGCCAATGCCGCGTTCAACCGCTTGCCGGTGGCGGTATGCGACCGCGCTGGCCACGAGCGGGGAATAGACTGGGCGGGCTGCTCGCTGATCACCGATGCGGACGGCTGCAAGTTGGCGCTGGCGAGCCGCCAAGAACAGGCCGGGGCTGATGAGATCGTTTTCGCTCAGATCGATCTGCGCGCCAGTCGCGACAAACATATCAGCCGGCATAATCATGTGCTGTCGGATCGTAGGCCAGACTTATACGGCAAACTTCATGGCACTGCGATTTAG
- the hypE gene encoding hydrogenase expression/formation protein HypE, giving the protein MNRIDFAHGRVDLSHGSGGRAMAKLIEQLFVAEFDNGYLGAQHDGAALPMPPADSRLILATDSHVVSPLFFPGGDIGSLAVHGTVNDVAMCGGAPLYLTAGFILEEGFPLADLRRIVQSMAAAAREANVAIVTGDTKVVQQGKGDGVFISTTGVGHAPAGIAISPRRIRPGDKILLSGHLGDHGVAIMSLRENLGFETALQSDSAALHTLVADMLRAAPDVRCLRDPTRGGLAAVLNEFAQQAGCGMRIRESALPIRQEVAAACELLGLDPLYVANEGKLVAVCAPEDADALLAAMRAHPRGRDAAIIGEAVADSNRFAQMETAFGGRRMVDWINGEQLPRIC; this is encoded by the coding sequence ATGAACCGCATAGACTTTGCCCACGGCCGGGTGGACCTCAGCCACGGCAGCGGCGGCAGGGCGATGGCCAAGCTGATCGAGCAGCTGTTCGTCGCCGAGTTCGACAACGGCTATCTGGGCGCGCAGCACGACGGCGCCGCCCTGCCCATGCCGCCGGCCGACAGCCGGCTGATCTTGGCCACCGACAGCCATGTCGTCTCGCCGCTGTTCTTCCCCGGCGGAGACATCGGCAGCCTGGCGGTGCACGGCACCGTCAACGATGTGGCGATGTGCGGCGGCGCGCCGCTGTATCTGACCGCCGGCTTCATTCTGGAGGAAGGCTTCCCGCTGGCCGATCTGCGCCGGATCGTCCAGTCCATGGCCGCCGCCGCGCGCGAGGCGAACGTCGCCATCGTCACCGGCGACACCAAGGTGGTGCAGCAAGGCAAGGGCGACGGCGTGTTCATTTCCACCACCGGCGTCGGCCATGCGCCGGCCGGCATAGCCATCTCGCCGCGCCGCATCCGGCCCGGCGACAAAATCCTGCTGTCAGGCCACCTGGGCGACCACGGCGTGGCCATCATGTCCTTGCGCGAAAACCTGGGCTTTGAAACCGCCTTGCAGTCCGACAGCGCCGCCCTGCACACGCTGGTGGCGGACATGCTGCGCGCCGCGCCGGATGTCCGCTGCCTGCGCGACCCGACGCGCGGCGGCCTGGCGGCGGTGCTGAACGAATTCGCCCAGCAAGCCGGCTGCGGCATGCGGATCCGCGAATCCGCGCTGCCGATACGGCAAGAAGTGGCCGCCGCCTGCGAACTGCTGGGCCTGGACCCGCTCTACGTGGCCAACGAGGGCAAGCTGGTGGCCGTGTGCGCGCCGGAGGACGCCGACGCGCTGCTGGCCGCGATGCGCGCCCACCCGCGAGGACGCGACGCGGCGATCATCGGCGAAGCTGTCGCCGACTCAAACCGGTTCGCGCAGATGGAAACCGCCTTCGGGGGACGACGGATGGTGGACTGGATCAACGGCGAGCAACTGCCGAGGATTTGCTGA
- the hypD gene encoding hydrogenase formation protein HypD: MKYIEAFRDGELARRLAAAIHAEADPARPYRLMEFCGGHTHAIARYGLPDLLPANIRLIHGPGCPVCVLPAGRIDSAIALAREPGLILCTYADTLRVPASGGVSLLKARAAGADVRMVYSCGDALAIAQANPERQVVFFAIGFETTTPPTAAVILRAQQLGLANFSVFCNHVLTPAAMVHIIESQGDPDAVALDGFIGPAHVSTVIGYGAYESFAARYRRPVVISGFEPLDVMQSILMLARQLNAGRAEVENQFSRVVSREGNRKAQAICEQVFELRDEYDWRGLGTVPLSALRIREEYADLDAEQRFALPYRQVPDHKACECAAILRGQKQPADCRAFGTACTPERPLGACMVSSEGACAAHFTYGRFRAADHNGDAA, from the coding sequence ATGAAATACATTGAAGCGTTCCGCGACGGCGAACTGGCGCGGCGGCTGGCCGCCGCCATCCATGCCGAGGCCGATCCGGCGCGGCCATACCGGCTGATGGAATTCTGCGGCGGCCACACCCACGCCATCGCCCGCTACGGCCTGCCGGATCTCTTGCCCGCCAACATCCGTCTGATCCACGGCCCCGGCTGCCCGGTGTGCGTGCTGCCCGCCGGCCGCATCGACAGCGCCATCGCGCTGGCGCGCGAGCCGGGCCTGATCCTGTGCACCTATGCCGACACCCTGCGCGTGCCGGCCAGCGGGGGCGTTTCCCTGCTCAAGGCCCGCGCCGCCGGCGCCGACGTGCGCATGGTCTACAGCTGCGGCGACGCGCTGGCCATCGCCCAGGCGAATCCGGAGCGGCAAGTCGTCTTTTTCGCGATCGGCTTCGAAACCACCACCCCGCCCACCGCCGCCGTCATCCTGCGCGCGCAGCAACTGGGCCTGGCCAATTTCAGCGTGTTCTGCAACCACGTGCTCACCCCTGCCGCCATGGTTCACATCATAGAGTCGCAAGGCGACCCGGACGCGGTGGCGCTGGACGGCTTCATCGGCCCGGCCCACGTCAGCACGGTGATAGGCTACGGCGCGTACGAGAGCTTCGCCGCCCGCTATCGCCGGCCGGTGGTGATTTCCGGCTTCGAACCGCTGGACGTGATGCAGTCCATCCTCATGCTGGCGCGCCAGCTCAACGCAGGCCGCGCCGAAGTGGAAAACCAGTTCAGCCGCGTGGTCAGCCGCGAGGGAAACCGCAAGGCGCAGGCGATATGCGAACAAGTATTCGAGCTGCGCGACGAATACGACTGGCGCGGCCTGGGCACAGTGCCGCTGAGCGCCTTGCGCATCCGCGAGGAATACGCGGACCTGGACGCCGAACAGCGCTTTGCCCTGCCCTACCGCCAAGTGCCGGACCACAAGGCCTGCGAGTGCGCCGCCATCCTGCGCGGCCAAAAACAGCCGGCCGACTGCCGCGCCTTTGGAACCGCCTGCACGCCGGAGCGGCCGCTGGGCGCCTGTATGGTGTCGTCCGAAGGCGCTTGCGCCGCCCATTTCACCTATGGCCGCTTCCGCGCGGCCGATCACAACGGAGACGCGGCATGA
- a CDS encoding HypC/HybG/HupF family hydrogenase formation chaperone, with amino-acid sequence MCLAIPARVTEVLEPDQARVELGGVHKIISTALVDAARVGDYLIVHVGFAIGRLDPAEAERTLALLAEMGAMPDNPAAYR; translated from the coding sequence ATGTGCCTGGCCATTCCCGCCCGCGTCACCGAAGTCCTGGAGCCCGACCAAGCCAGGGTGGAGCTGGGCGGCGTGCACAAGATCATTTCCACCGCGCTGGTGGACGCCGCGCGGGTAGGCGACTACCTGATCGTCCACGTCGGCTTCGCCATCGGCAGGCTGGACCCGGCCGAGGCCGAGCGCACGCTGGCGCTGCTGGCCGAAATGGGCGCCATGCCGGACAACCCCGCGGCCTACCGCTAG
- the hypF gene encoding carbamoyltransferase HypF: MAREQLTVRGIVQGVGFRPFAYRLADELALSGWIRNDGDGVTLELQGGRAQLDGFASRLLAEKPPLARIDQVLRQPRPEREEDAGFAILDSAAGGNRAAIGADSCVCDACLAELFDPADRRYRYPFINCTDCGPRYTLVNRLPYDRAQTSMAVFPQCPACLAEYRDPRHRRFHAEPNACAHCGPRLSLRDAAGLVAGDAIAETLKRLRRGEIVAIKGLGGYHLACDARDAGAVARLRQRKAREEKPLAVMAANAVSLAGLAEPDELSLRLLNSAQRPIALLPKTAACDKALAGVAPDVAWLGAMLPYTPLHYLLFHEAAGRPAGAGWLKQPQPLLLVMTSANLRGEPLITADEDARVLLPVLADAVLEHNRDIVTRCDDSVLRMGCHGHAQFLRRGRGYTPCAIGLSRGGPSVLALGAQQKNTLCLTRGNEAFLSQHIGDLDRVANCQALEAAVAHLQTLLATRPECVAHDLHPDYFSSRLARELAERWGLPALAVQHHHAHIAAILAEQQCDDAVLGLALDGAGLGDDGAAWGGELLLVDGAHSQRLAHLAPLPLPGGDRAAREPWRMAAAALHGWGADEEIAHRFPREAAAPQLARWLANGKPMAATTSLGRQFDAAAALLGVAARTSFEAQAAMRLEGLAERHGLPDKPPRLHRIDEEQTLDLSPLLRRLADGMAPAEGAALFHACLIEALADWAAQAARRHGLRRVACGGGCLQNAILARGLHAALGRRGLSMLQARRAPAGDGGLALGQAWVAQRHFHP, encoded by the coding sequence ATGGCGCGCGAACAGTTGACGGTGAGAGGCATCGTGCAGGGGGTTGGCTTCCGCCCCTTCGCCTACCGGCTGGCGGACGAGCTCGCCTTGTCCGGCTGGATACGCAACGACGGCGACGGCGTCACGCTGGAGCTGCAAGGCGGCCGCGCCCAGCTGGACGGCTTCGCCAGCCGCCTGCTGGCCGAAAAGCCGCCGCTGGCGCGCATCGACCAAGTACTGCGCCAGCCGCGGCCCGAGCGGGAAGAAGACGCCGGCTTCGCCATCCTGGACAGCGCCGCCGGCGGCAACCGCGCCGCCATCGGCGCCGACAGCTGCGTCTGCGACGCCTGCCTGGCCGAACTGTTCGACCCCGCCGACCGGCGCTACCGCTACCCTTTCATCAACTGCACCGATTGCGGGCCGCGCTACACCCTGGTCAACCGCCTGCCCTACGACCGCGCCCAAACCAGCATGGCCGTGTTTCCGCAGTGCCCCGCCTGCCTGGCCGAATACCGCGACCCGCGGCACCGCCGCTTCCATGCCGAACCCAACGCCTGCGCGCATTGCGGCCCAAGGCTCTCGCTGCGAGACGCGGCGGGCCTTGTCGCCGGCGATGCCATCGCCGAAACGCTGAAGCGGCTGCGGCGCGGCGAGATCGTCGCCATCAAGGGCCTGGGCGGCTATCACCTGGCCTGCGACGCCCGCGACGCCGGCGCCGTGGCCCGGCTGCGCCAGCGCAAGGCCCGCGAGGAAAAGCCGCTGGCGGTGATGGCCGCCAACGCCGTCTCGCTGGCCGGCCTGGCTGAGCCGGACGAACTGTCGCTGCGGCTGTTGAACTCGGCCCAGCGCCCCATCGCGCTGCTGCCCAAGACCGCCGCCTGCGACAAGGCGCTGGCCGGCGTGGCGCCGGATGTGGCCTGGCTGGGCGCGATGCTGCCCTACACCCCGCTGCATTACCTGCTGTTCCACGAAGCCGCCGGCCGGCCGGCCGGCGCCGGCTGGCTGAAACAACCGCAGCCGCTGCTGCTGGTGATGACCAGCGCCAACCTTCGCGGCGAGCCGCTGATCACCGCGGACGAGGACGCCCGCGTGCTGCTGCCGGTGCTGGCCGACGCGGTGCTGGAGCATAACCGCGACATCGTCACCCGCTGCGACGACAGCGTGCTGCGCATGGGCTGCCACGGCCACGCGCAATTCCTGCGCCGCGGCCGCGGCTACACACCCTGCGCCATCGGCCTGTCGCGCGGCGGGCCGTCCGTGCTGGCGCTGGGCGCGCAGCAGAAAAACACGCTGTGCCTGACCCGCGGCAACGAAGCCTTCCTGTCCCAACACATCGGCGACCTGGACCGCGTGGCCAACTGCCAGGCGCTGGAGGCCGCCGTCGCCCACTTGCAGACGCTATTGGCCACCCGGCCGGAATGCGTCGCCCACGACCTGCACCCCGACTACTTCAGCAGCCGGCTGGCGCGCGAGCTGGCCGAACGCTGGGGCCTCCCGGCCCTGGCGGTGCAGCATCACCATGCCCACATCGCCGCCATCCTGGCCGAACAGCAATGCGACGACGCGGTGCTGGGCCTGGCGCTGGACGGCGCCGGATTGGGCGACGACGGCGCGGCCTGGGGCGGCGAGCTGCTGCTGGTGGACGGCGCCCATAGCCAGCGGCTGGCGCATCTGGCCCCGCTGCCCTTGCCCGGCGGCGACCGCGCCGCGCGCGAGCCCTGGCGCATGGCCGCCGCCGCGCTGCACGGCTGGGGCGCGGACGAGGAAATCGCCCACCGCTTCCCCCGCGAGGCGGCCGCGCCGCAACTGGCGCGCTGGCTGGCCAACGGCAAACCCATGGCCGCGACCACCAGCCTGGGGCGGCAATTCGACGCCGCCGCCGCGCTGCTGGGCGTGGCTGCCCGCACCAGCTTCGAAGCCCAGGCGGCGATGCGGCTGGAAGGCCTGGCCGAACGCCACGGCTTGCCGGACAAGCCGCCACGGCTGCACCGGATAGACGAGGAGCAGACGCTGGACCTGTCGCCGCTGTTGCGCCGGCTGGCCGACGGCATGGCCCCGGCCGAGGGCGCGGCGCTGTTCCATGCCTGCCTGATCGAAGCGCTGGCCGACTGGGCCGCCCAGGCGGCTCGCCGCCACGGGCTGCGCCGCGTGGCGTGCGGCGGCGGCTGCCTGCAAAACGCCATCCTGGCGCGCGGCCTGCATGCCGCGCTGGGCCGACGCGGCCTGTCCATGCTGCAGGCGCGGCGGGCGCCCGCCGGCGACGGCGGCCTGGCCCTGGGCCAGGCCTGGGTGGCGCAAAGACATTTCCATCCCTGA
- the hypB gene encoding hydrogenase nickel incorporation protein HypB, with protein MCTTCGCGHGQVSINGKRGHGHGAPGSGYRLAGQRHGPLDAAHAPDTPAERIVAIEQDILADNNARAARNRRLLAERGVFALNLVSSPGSGKTSLLVDTIGRWAGRKPVAVVEGDQQTANDAERIRAAGAPAVQINTGKGCHLDARMVAQALARLERDRAMPNGGLLLIENVGNLVCPAAFDLGEAHKVAILSVTEGEDKPLKYPDMFRAADLLIISKTDLLPHLDFDIAAAIRMARRVRPGLPVIRLSVKTGEGCDEWLNWLAAGCGEGG; from the coding sequence ATGTGCACAACCTGCGGCTGCGGCCACGGACAAGTCAGCATCAACGGCAAGCGCGGCCATGGCCATGGCGCGCCCGGAAGCGGCTACCGGCTGGCCGGCCAGCGCCATGGCCCGCTGGACGCCGCGCACGCGCCGGACACCCCGGCCGAACGCATCGTCGCCATCGAGCAGGACATCCTCGCCGACAACAACGCCCGCGCCGCGCGCAATCGCAGGCTGCTGGCCGAACGCGGCGTCTTCGCGCTCAATCTGGTGTCCAGCCCCGGCTCCGGCAAAACCAGCCTGCTGGTGGACACCATTGGCCGCTGGGCCGGGCGCAAGCCGGTGGCGGTGGTGGAAGGCGACCAGCAAACCGCCAACGACGCCGAACGCATCCGCGCCGCCGGCGCGCCGGCGGTGCAGATCAACACCGGCAAGGGCTGCCATCTGGACGCCCGCATGGTGGCCCAGGCGCTGGCGCGGCTGGAGCGCGACCGGGCCATGCCGAACGGCGGCCTGCTGCTGATCGAGAACGTGGGCAACCTGGTGTGCCCCGCCGCCTTCGATCTGGGAGAGGCGCACAAGGTGGCCATCCTGTCGGTGACCGAGGGCGAGGACAAGCCGCTCAAATATCCGGACATGTTCCGCGCGGCCGACCTGTTGATCATCAGCAAGACCGACCTGCTGCCCCATCTGGACTTCGACATCGCCGCCGCCATCCGCATGGCGCGCCGGGTTCGCCCCGGCCTGCCGGTGATCCGGCTGTCGGTCAAAACCGGCGAAGGCTGCGACGAATGGCTGAACTGGCTGGCGGCCGGTTGCGGCGAAGGAGGTTGA
- a CDS encoding hydrogenase maturation nickel metallochaperone HypA — MHELTLAESVVAIAEAAARRAGARRVTRVRLALGLLAHAETDTLLYCCQLAARDTLAADAEFQAERRPAQAHCGDCGQRAEIASLPARCPRCGGENLALEGGDEMRVVDIGIR, encoded by the coding sequence GTGCACGAACTGACACTTGCGGAAAGCGTGGTCGCCATCGCCGAGGCCGCCGCGCGCCGCGCCGGCGCCCGCCGCGTCACCCGCGTCCGCCTGGCACTGGGTTTGCTAGCCCATGCGGAGACAGACACCCTGCTCTACTGCTGCCAGCTGGCGGCGCGGGACACCCTGGCGGCCGACGCCGAATTCCAGGCCGAGCGCCGCCCCGCCCAGGCCCATTGCGGCGACTGCGGGCAGCGCGCCGAAATCGCCTCCCTCCCGGCCCGTTGCCCGCGCTGCGGCGGCGAAAACCTGGCGCTGGAAGGCGGCGACGAGATGAGGGTGGTCGATATCGGAATCCGCTAG